In Chloroflexi bacterium ADurb.Bin180, the following proteins share a genomic window:
- a CDS encoding IS2 repressor TnpA, whose amino-acid sequence MDTKEPHRHWTAEQKLKIVQEGRQSGQMVSEVCRRYQIAPRLFYLWEKQAQQGALEALQNRRPGRKTNDATTALENEIDRLRMVVVELSSENLELKRGLCYPDTATTALRTRNRS is encoded by the coding sequence ATGGATACCAAGGAACCGCATCGTCACTGGACCGCCGAGCAGAAGCTCAAGATCGTGCAGGAGGGTCGCCAGTCGGGGCAGATGGTGAGCGAGGTATGCCGTCGCTACCAGATCGCCCCACGGCTCTTCTACCTCTGGGAAAAGCAGGCGCAACAGGGAGCCCTGGAAGCGCTGCAGAACCGGAGGCCGGGTCGCAAGACGAACGACGCAACCACGGCGCTCGAGAACGAGATCGATCGGCTGCGTATGGTGGTAGTCGAACTGAGCAGCGAGAATCTGGAGCTCAAAAGGGGGCTCTGCTACCCAGATACAGCCACTACAGCGCTACGGACAAG